In Ensifer sp. WSM1721, the genomic window GACTCGCCGATGTTCTCTTTCTGTTACGCGATCTGACGTAGCGCCTGACATGTTCCATTCTTCCTCGTTCCATGAATTGCGGTTCCGCGACATAAATGCTGCTCAGCAACTCCGCCGCCTCGCGATTGGAAGATTCAAGACTCGTGCCAATGTGGCTGCTTTAGTCGAAATCGAACGTATAAACCTCGTCCACCCGCGAGATGGGCATTAGTCAGCGGCTCCTCCGCTTGGCAATGAGATCGCTTCAAGAGTTGTGCCAACTGCGCAAATACCCATTGGGCTGGTCCCTCCATGATATTCAGTGGCTTAGAGAGTCAATCGGAAGTATGGTCGTGCACAGCCATGTCGCGGCCTGAACAAACTCGACAATATGACAGCGTCCCGGACCAACAGTCGGGAATACGGTAACGAACTGTCAAGCGAATCGAAGAATTGACCCGGGCCGGAAGCGGGACGACTTACCGGCATATGGGGACGTCTTTGCCAACGCCGCCTGTTTCATCGCCAACGTCGCCTCGAGGTAGATTTGTGTCGTCTCGACCGATTCATGACCGAGTCATAGGGCGATGACGGCGCGATCGATGCCGGCCTGTACTGAACGCCATGAACGCTCAGCCGCTCAGTATCCCCACGGTGACGGCCGCCTTGCTGAGGTGGCCTGAAGGCTGCAAGTCCTAGTGCAAACACTAGGGTTAGTCCTATGACAAAGCAGCTTGTTGAGGTGATTACATCGGTCGAGCGGCGTCGACGCTGGTCTCGAGAGGAGAAGGAGCGGTTGGTCGCGGCGACGCTCGAGCCGACGGCCAATGTTTCGGAGATCGCGCGCTCGGCGGGAATCCATGTGAGCCAGCTTTTCCGCTGGCGTAAGGAACTCTGCCAGATCTCCGCGCCGTCCATCCCGCAGCTCGTCCGGTGGAGGTCGTCGAAGCGCTGCCAGGGCCAGCGGTCCCACCCGAGCCGCCGCCGGTCTCCCGGCCGCGCAAGAAGGCAAGCATGGTGATGATCGAGCTTGGCGGCGGTCGTCGTCTCCGGGTCGAGAGCGACGTCGATACGGAAGCCCTGGCCCGGATTCTCGATGTGCTGGAGCGGCGATGATCCCGGTGCCGAGCGGTGTGAAGGTGTGGCTGGCCACTGGCTATACGGATATGCGCAGGGGCTTTCCCGGTCTGTCGCGGATGGTGCAGGAGACGTTGAAGCGCGATCCGATGTTATGTGTCGGGCGAGATTATGTGGCGGAGCCGTCCCGGCGTCAGCCGAGGCCTGCCAGATCTGGAATTCTCCGCCACATAATATTTCGTGCCTCTTGGATGGTTGCGGGATCCCCCCGCGCGCCGCTATTCCGGAGGGACAACATGCTCGAGTTCTATTTCTCGTATCGTGGGGTGCTCAAGCGCGCTGTGGTCCGATGCCGATCCATCAAGATGTCATCGACCGCTATTTGGGCACGTTTACTACGGATACCCCGCGCATCGGGGCCGTATCGGCTCTGGAACACGCACGAGGAGTGGCTCCGGAGCGGTTCATTATTTC contains:
- a CDS encoding transposase, translated to MTKQLVEVITSVERRRRWSREEKERLVAATLEPTANVSEIARSAGIHVSQLFRWRKELCQISAPSIPQLVRWRSSKRCQGQRSHPSRRRSPGRARRQAW